From the genome of Pseudomonas putida:
CGTCATGCTGCTCGAAGGCGCACCGAAAGCCTGGCGCGGTGGCAACTCGCAACACACCCGCAACCTGCGCTGCATGCACGATGCCCCGCAGGACGTGCTGGTGGATGCCTATCCCGAGGAGGAGTACTGGCAGGACCTGCTCAAGGTGACTGGCGGCCTGACCAACGAGAAGCTGGCGCGCATCGCGATTCGCGCCTCGTCCAACTGCCGGGACTGGATGCGCGCGCATGGGGTGCACTTCCAGCCGCCGCTGTCCGGCGCGCTGCATGTCGCGCGGACCAATGCGTTTTTCATGGGCGGCGGCAAAGCGCTGGTCAACGCCTACTTTCGCAGTGCCGAGCGGCTGGGCGTGCAGATCCGCTATGACGCCCAAGTCAGCGATATCGAACTTGACCATGGCCGTTTCGTCGCCGCCCACCTTGCCGAGCGCGAAGTCGACGGGCAACGACTGCCCGCCGAACGCATCGTCGCCAAGGCCTGCGTGCTGGCTGCGGGCGGTTTCGAGTCCAACCGCGAGTGGCTGCGCCAAGCCTGGGGGCAGAACGAGCGCGGGGAGTGGCCCTCGGACAATTTCCTGATCCGCGGAACCCGGTTCAATACCGGCGTTCTGCTCAAGCGCATGGGCGAACTGGGCGCCGACATCATCGGTGACCCGACCCAGGCGCACATGGTCGCCATCGACGCCCGCGCGCCCCTGTATGACGGCGGTATCTGCACCCGTATCGACTGCGTGTCGCTGGGGGTGGTGGTCAACCGGGACGGCGAGCGGTTCTACGACGAGGGCGAGGATTTCTGGCCCAAGCGCTATGCCATCTGGGGCCGCCTGGTGGCCGGGCAACCCGGGCAACAGGCGTACTCGATCATCGACCAACAGGCCATCGGCCGTTTCATGCCTCCGGTTTTCCCAGGCACCAGCGCCAATACCCTGGCCGAGCTCGCCGGCAAGCTGGGCCTGCCGCAAGCGCAGTTCATCCAGACCATCGAGGACTTCAACCGCGCCTGCCGAGTCGGGACCTTCGACCATACCGCCCTGGACGATTGCCACACCCAAGGGCTGACGCCTGCCAAGACCCACTGGGCGCGACCACTGGTCAAGCCCCGTTCTACGCCTATCCGCTGAAGCCGGGCGTGACCTTCACTTATCTGGGCCTGGCCACCGACGAAACCGCCGCCGTGCATTTCGCCGGCAAGCCGAGCCGCAATCTGTTCGTCGCAGGAGAAATGATGGCCGGTAACGTATTGGGCAAGGGCTACACCGCAGGTATCGGCATGGCCATCGGCACGGCCTTTGGCCGCATCGCCGGAGTCCAGGCGGCGGCCAGCGCAGGTTTTGCAGCCTGCACCCAGCCAATGGAGGCTCGCCATGCAGCTGTTTGATCCCAACACCACCCAACAGCTGATCCCGGTACTGAATGTCCAGGAGTCCGAAGTCCAGCGGCAGATGAGCATCTGCAATGCCTGCCGCTACTGCGAAGGTTTCTGCGCGGTGTTCCCGGCCATGACCCGCCGACTGGAGTTCGCCCAGGCGGATATCCACTACCTGGCCAACCTCTGCCACAACTGCGGCGCCTGCCTGCATGCCTGTCAGTACGCCGCGCCCCATGCCTTCGAGGTCAACGTGCCCAAGGCCATGGCCAAGGTCCGCCTCGACACCTACAGCGAATACGCCTGGCCACGCGCCATGGGCCGCTTGTACCAACGCAACGGCCTGACCCTGGCCTTGGCGTCCGGCTTCGGCCTGGTGCTGTTCCTGTGCTTGAGCCTGCTGGCCATGGGCAATTTGTTCAGCGCCATGCCCGGTGGCAACTTCTACCGAATCTTCCCGCACAACACCTTGGCGCTGATGTTCGGCGCGGTGTTCGGATTCGCACTGATCGCCCTGGGCGTGGGGGTGCGCAAGTTCTGGCGCGATGTCTCGCCCCCAGCCGCTGCTGCTGCACTGAAAACCTCGGCCGCACTGGAAGCGACCGCCAGCGTGGCCCGGCTCAAGTACCTCGATGGTGGCCACGGCCAAGGCTGCAACAACGCCGATGACCGCTTCACCCTGTGGCGCCGGCGCTTCCACCACCTGACCTTCTACGGCTTCCTGCTCTGCCTCGCTGCCACCGCCACCGCCACGCTCTACCACTATCTGCTGGGCATGGCGGCGCCCTACCCGGTGCTCAGCGCGCCGGTGCTGCTCGGCATCACCGGTGGCCTGGGCCTGCTGGTAGGCCCTGCCGGACTGCTCTACCTGAACCTGCGCCGCAACGAGGCCCACGGCGACGCCCAGCAGAAGCCGATGGATCGCGGCTTCATTGCCTTGCTGTTCCTGGTCAGCGCCAGCGGCCTGGCCCTGCTAGCGTTTCGCGAAACGGCGGCCCTTGGCCTGCTGCTGGCCATTCACCTGGGCCTGGTCATGGCGTTCTTCCTGACCATGCCCTACAGCAAGTTCGCCCACGGCATCTTCCGCAGCGCGGCACTGCTCAAGTACGCCATCGAAAAACGCCAACCCAACCCGATCAATGCCGCAAGCGACTGACTGCTGCACTCACCCTCAAAAACAACAAAATCGAGCACAACGGTAGCCATGATGAAAACAACAATGCAAACCAGGGGGGCCAAGCTGGGCGCCATCCTGCGGGTCACCAGCGGCAACTTCCTCGAACAGTTCGACTTCTTTCTGTTCGGCTTCTATGCGACCTACATTTCCCGCACCTTCTTTCCGGCCAGCAGTGAGTTCGCCTCACTGATGATGACCTTCGCGGTGTTCGGCTCGGGCTTCCTGATGCGCCCCCTCGGCGCCATCGTGCTGGGGGCTTACATCGACAAGGTGGGGCGGCGCAAAGGCCTGATCGTGACGTTGTCGATCATGGCCGCCGGCACGGTGCTGATCGCCCTGGTGCCGGGCTATGCCAGCATCGGCCTGCTGGCACCGCTGCTGGTGCTGCTGGGGCGGTTGCTGCAAGGCTTTTCAGCGGGCGCGGAAATGGGCGGGGTTTCGGTCTACCTCTCGGAGATCTCCACGCCGGGGCACGTCGGTTTCTATACCAGTTGGCAGTCGGCGAGCCAGCAAGTGGCGATCGTGGTGGCAGCAGCATTGGGCTACACGCTCAATGCCTCGATGGAAGCGGCCGAGGTGGCCGCCTGGGGTTGGCGCATCCCGTTCTTCATCGGCTGCGTGATCATTCCGTTCATCTTCATCATCCGTCGCTCGCTGCAGGAGACTGAAGCGTTCAAGGCGCGCAAGCACCACCCCAGCGCCGGCGAAGTGTTCCGCTCGATGCGCGACAACTGGCGCACGGTGCTCGCCGGCGGCTTGCTGGCGTCGATGACCACCACCACGTTCTACCTGATCACGGTGTATACGCCGACCTTCGGCAAGACCGTGCTGCACCTGAGCACCACCGACAGCCTGGTGGTCACGCTGCTAGTCGGGGTGAGCAACTTCATCTGGTTGCCCATCGGTGGCAGCCTGTCCGACCGCATCGGCCGACAGCCACTGCTGCTGGCGATCTCGCTGCTGTGCATCTTCACCGCCTACCCCGCCATGCACTGGCTGGCCGAAGCTGCGAGCTTCGAGCGGCTGCTGGCGGTGCTGCTGTATTTCTCGTTCTTCTTCGGCATGTACAACGGTGCCATGGTCGCGGCGCTGACCGAGGTCATGCCGCAGAACGTGCGGGTGGTGGGGTTCTCCCTGGCATTCAGCCTGGCCACGGCGTTGTTCGGTGGGTTCACGCCGGCGGTGTCGACGCTGCTGGTGCAGACGACGGGGGACAAGGCCTCTCCGGCGTTCTGGCTGATGTTTGCCGCTGTGTGCGGCTTTACTGCAACGACGATGCTCTACCACCGAGCGAGGCCGGTGACCGTGAGCCCTGCATGATGGCTTATCGTCCATGATCGTCAGCTGAACCGTCCGTGCGAACAAATAGGACAGATTTATTCTCGTTATCGAGCGGCCGGAACAAATAAATCTGTCCCCTTTTGGGTGGTCCCCTTTTGGGTGCTTTTGGGTGGTCCAACAGTCCCCGCTAGCTCTACACTAAGTTGCACAAATCGCCACTTTCTGTAGAGCAAGCTCATGACCCGTCAGCCACTGCACCGTCTTTATCAAGGCCTACGTCAGTTCGCGTCCCCTCAGCGCTGCCTGTTCACCCCTGCAGACATGCGCGGTCTGCTCCCCGAATTGTCCGACACAGCGTATCGGTCCCTTCTGAGCCGTGCTGCCGACAGCGACGAATTGATCAGATTGTGCCGAGGCCTTTACCTATACACACAGGCCAAGCCAAACCCAGGGCGAATCCTGTACCACGCTGCCGCACGCCTGCGGGCAGACAACTTCAACTACATCAGTCTCGAATCGGCGCTCAGCGACGCTGGAGTGATATCCCAAGTCCCGCTGAATTGGGTCACCATCATGTCTTCAGGGCGAAGCCAGACCATTCGTTGTGGGGCATACGGCACGGTCGAGTTCATCCACACCAGCCGCAAGGCGGCCGACCTGCATAGCCAACTTGCCTACGACGAGCGCTGTCGGATGTGGCGAGCCAGCCCCACTCTGGCCTTGTCAGACATGAAGAGAACCCGGCGCAGCCTCGAGCTGATCGACTGGAGCATTGCCGATGAACTTGTTTGACCGACTCGTCGAGCAGGCCCTGACCAACTCCCCGGAGCTCGCCCCTCTACAGGTGGTTGTCGAAAAAGAACTGCTGCACCACGACATCATGCGGATACTTAGCGAGTCCGGACTGCTGAGGAGCCTTTGTTTCATCGGTGGAACGTGCTTGCGCACCTGTTACGGCTCCAGGCGGTTGAGCGAAGACCTGGACTTCACCGGTGGTGCAAGCTTCAAACGTGAGGACTTCTCC
Proteins encoded in this window:
- the abiEi gene encoding type IV toxin-antitoxin system AbiEi family antitoxin; translated protein: MTRQPLHRLYQGLRQFASPQRCLFTPADMRGLLPELSDTAYRSLLSRAADSDELIRLCRGLYLYTQAKPNPGRILYHAAARLRADNFNYISLESALSDAGVISQVPLNWVTIMSSGRSQTIRCGAYGTVEFIHTSRKAADLHSQLAYDERCRMWRASPTLALSDMKRTRRSLELIDWSIADELV
- a CDS encoding MFS transporter; the protein is MMKTTMQTRGAKLGAILRVTSGNFLEQFDFFLFGFYATYISRTFFPASSEFASLMMTFAVFGSGFLMRPLGAIVLGAYIDKVGRRKGLIVTLSIMAAGTVLIALVPGYASIGLLAPLLVLLGRLLQGFSAGAEMGGVSVYLSEISTPGHVGFYTSWQSASQQVAIVVAAALGYTLNASMEAAEVAAWGWRIPFFIGCVIIPFIFIIRRSLQETEAFKARKHHPSAGEVFRSMRDNWRTVLAGGLLASMTTTTFYLITVYTPTFGKTVLHLSTTDSLVVTLLVGVSNFIWLPIGGSLSDRIGRQPLLLAISLLCIFTAYPAMHWLAEAASFERLLAVLLYFSFFFGMYNGAMVAALTEVMPQNVRVVGFSLAFSLATALFGGFTPAVSTLLVQTTGDKASPAFWLMFAAVCGFTATTMLYHRARPVTVSPA
- the tcuB gene encoding tricarballylate utilization 4Fe-4S protein TcuB, which produces MQLFDPNTTQQLIPVLNVQESEVQRQMSICNACRYCEGFCAVFPAMTRRLEFAQADIHYLANLCHNCGACLHACQYAAPHAFEVNVPKAMAKVRLDTYSEYAWPRAMGRLYQRNGLTLALASGFGLVLFLCLSLLAMGNLFSAMPGGNFYRIFPHNTLALMFGAVFGFALIALGVGVRKFWRDVSPPAAAAALKTSAALEATASVARLKYLDGGHGQGCNNADDRFTLWRRRFHHLTFYGFLLCLAATATATLYHYLLGMAAPYPVLSAPVLLGITGGLGLLVGPAGLLYLNLRRNEAHGDAQQKPMDRGFIALLFLVSASGLALLAFRETAALGLLLAIHLGLVMAFFLTMPYSKFAHGIFRSAALLKYAIEKRQPNPINAASD